A DNA window from Peromyscus leucopus breed LL Stock chromosome 3, UCI_PerLeu_2.1, whole genome shotgun sequence contains the following coding sequences:
- the Wnt16 gene encoding protein Wnt-16 produces MDRAALLALPSLCALWAAVLSLFPCGTQGNWMWLGIASFGVPEKLGCAGLPLNSRQKELCKRKPYLMPSIREGARLGIQECRSQFRHERWNCVVATPTATATASSLATSPLFGYELSSGTKETAFIYAVMAAGLVHSVTRSCSAGNMTECSCDTTLQNGGSPSEGWHWGGCSDDVQYGMWFSRKFLDFPISNTTGKESKVLLAMNLHNNEAGRQAVAKLMSVDCRCHGVSGSCAVKTCWKTMSSFEKIGHFLKDKYENSIQISDKTKRKMRRREKDQRQTPIHKDDLLYVHKSPNYCVENKKLGIPGTQGRECNRTSGGADGCNLLCCGRGYNTHVVRHVERCECKFIWCCYVRCRRCESMTDVHTCK; encoded by the exons ATGGACAGAGCGGCGCTCCTGGCCCTGCCCAGCTTGTGTGCGCTGTGGGCAGCCGTGCTCTCGCTCTTCCCCTGCGGAACCCAGGGCAACTGGAT GTGGTTGGGCATTGCCTCCTTTGGGGTACCGGAGAAGCTGGGCTGCGCTGGCTTGCCTCTGAACAGCCGCCAGAAGGAGCTCTGCAAGAGGAAACCGTACCTGATGCCTAGCATCCGCGAGGGCGCCCGGCTGGGCATTCAGGAGTGCAGGAGCCAGTTCCGACACGAGAGGTGGAACTGCGTGGTCGCCAcccccaccgccaccgccaccgcctcCTCGCTCGCCACCAGTCCCCTCTTTGGCTATGAGCTAAGTAGCG GCACCAAGGAGACAGCTTTCATTTATGCTGTCATGGCCGCAGGACTGGTGCACTCTGTAACCAGGTCATGCAGCGCCGGAAACATGACAGAATGTTCCTGTGACACCACCTTGCAAAATGGTGGCTCGCCAAGTGAAGGCTGGCACTGGGGGGGATGCTCTGACGATGTCCAGTACGGCATGTGGTTCAGCAGAAAGTTTCTAGATTTCCCCATCAGCAACACGACAGGAAAAGAGAGCAAAGTACTGCTGGCCATGAATCTGCACAACAACGAAGCGGGAAGGCAG GCTGTCGCCAAGTTGATGTCTGTGGACTGCCGCTGCCATGGAGTTTCCGGCTCCTGTGCTGTGAAAACCTGCTGGAAAACTATGTCTTCTTTTGAAAAGATTGGgcattttttaaaggataaatatGAGAACAGCATCCAGATTTCAGACAAAACCAAGAGGAAAATGCGCAGGAGAGAAAAAGATCAGAGGCAGACACCCATTCACAAGGACGACCTGCTGTACGTTCATAAGTCTCCCAACTACTGTGTGGAGAACAAGAAACTGGGTATTCCTGGGACCCAGGGCAGGGAGTGCAACCGTACATCCGGAGGCGCTGACGGCTGCAACCTCCTCTGCTGTGGCCGAGGCTACAACACCCACGTGGTCAGGCACGTGGAGAGGTGTGAGTGTAAGTTTATCTGGTGCTGCTACGTCCGCTGCAGGAGGTGTGAAAGCATGACTGACGTACACACTTGTAAGTAA